One Candidatus Eisenbacteria bacterium genomic window, GGGATGAAAGGGTCCCGCGTAGTCCGTTGCGCCTCCTCCGGACCTCCATCTTGACCTGACGCGTCGTCATCCACCGGACCTTCTCGATCCAGTCCCCGCAATTCGACGGCGTCACGAGGTGCGCGATCAGGCAGAGGCTCGTCCAGGAGATCTCGCCGTCGGCGAACGCCTTGTCGAGCTGCGGGACCTCGCGGAGCTTCTTGGCGACGGCGACGAGGCGGTGCCATTCGCGCCGGTCGAGGTCGAGTCCGCGCTCGGCGCAGTCCCGCATGCTCGGGTAGCCCACGGAACCGTAGAGGCGGTCGTCCTGGAGCCGGAGGAGGCACTGGGCCAGGACGCGGCCGTCGACGTTCATGTGGCGCTTGCTCTCCAGGGCACGCGTGAAGAGTTCCTTGGCGGTGAGATCGGATTCGAAGACCTCCTGGACGAGCATGGGCTTCTCCTCCACTCCAGGCCTTGTCGATCGTCAGACCCTATGGATTCAGGCGCGATTCCGGATCCGATGGCGTGCGGTGCGTCGTCCTTTCGAGGATCGAGGCCGCCTCAGGTCACCCCACTCCGCGGGGTGGCAGGGACACCGAATTCCTCGTGCGACCGAGAGTTAAGGATAGGAGGAATCCGCCAGGAAGTCAAGGAAAAAATGCGA contains:
- a CDS encoding DUF222 domain-containing protein, with the protein product MLVQEVFESDLTAKELFTRALESKRHMNVDGRVLAQCLLRLQDDRLYGSVGYPSMRDCAERGLDLDRREWHRLVAVAKKLREVPQLDKAFADGEISWTSLCLIAHLVTPSNCGDWIEKVRWMTTRQVKMEVRRRRNGLRGTLSSRVRTCRTTPRACARRPPCS